From one Thermodesulfobacteriota bacterium genomic stretch:
- the mdh gene encoding malate dehydrogenase: MTKKIAIIGAGNVGATAAHWAMTKGLGEVALVDVVEGMPQGKALDLAQSAPLAGFAHGIRGANDFAALAGADVVIITAGLARKPGMSRDDLLAKNVAIVRACSEEVARYAPEAVLLVVTNPIDAMVYTAFKVSGFARERVIGMAGVLDSARYRLFLAQALGVAPRDVTALVMGIHGDNMLPLTRLASVGGVPVTDLLSAEELAAVVHRTQHGGGEIVGLLKTGSAFYTPALAVIGMAEAILTDSRRVLPCAAYLDGEFGIAGCFLGVPVVLGRRGVERIIEFPLTGEEQAALAASERAVREQMAATGL, from the coding sequence ATGACCAAGAAGATCGCCATCATCGGCGCCGGCAATGTCGGCGCCACCGCGGCCCACTGGGCCATGACCAAGGGACTGGGCGAGGTCGCCCTCGTCGATGTCGTGGAGGGCATGCCCCAGGGCAAGGCCCTGGATCTCGCCCAGTCAGCGCCCCTGGCCGGCTTTGCCCACGGCATCCGGGGCGCCAACGACTTTGCGGCCCTGGCCGGCGCTGATGTCGTGATCATCACCGCCGGTCTGGCCAGGAAGCCGGGCATGAGCCGGGACGACCTTCTGGCCAAAAACGTGGCCATCGTCCGCGCCTGCAGCGAAGAGGTGGCGCGCTATGCCCCCGAGGCGGTGCTGCTGGTGGTCACCAACCCCATCGACGCCATGGTCTACACCGCCTTCAAGGTCTCGGGCTTCGCCCGGGAGCGGGTGATCGGCATGGCCGGGGTGCTGGATTCGGCCCGCTACCGTCTCTTCCTGGCCCAGGCCCTGGGGGTGGCGCCCCGGGACGTCACCGCCCTGGTGATGGGCATCCACGGCGACAACATGCTGCCCCTCACCCGGCTGGCCAGTGTGGGCGGCGTGCCGGTGACCGATCTCTTGTCCGCCGAGGAGCTGGCCGCCGTCGTCCACCGCACCCAGCATGGCGGCGGTGAGATCGTCGGGCTGCTCAAGACCGGCTCCGCCTTCTACACCCCGGCCCTGGCGGTGATCGGGATGGCGGAGGCCATCCTGACCGACAGCCGGCGGGTGCTGCCGTGCGCGGCGTATCTGGACGGGGAGTTCGGCATCGCCGGCTGCTTCCTGGGCGTACCGGTGGTGCTGGGCCGGCGGGGGGTGGAGCGGATCATCGAATTCCCGCTCACCGGCGAGGAGCAGGCAGCCCTGGCCGCCTCGGAGCGGGCGGTCCGGGAGCAGATGGCGGCCACGGGCCTGTGA
- a CDS encoding 2-phospho-L-lactate transferase CofD family protein — protein sequence MTAAPAALSQALATLADRRFCPLDLIPQESLAEKLIELDQLGPPAAAGAIGTELAAIGRLLAATDTRQVRVVLFGGGTGLANLVGGDSRNPAWTASPFRGLKELFPHTTSVVCVTDDGGSTGEILKDLPLVALGDLRHVLLASIQEQQLMERYGLTGQQARALAALLFRLFNHRFQEPPLSAAALLEAAGVDPEAMPPAMWRGLAPLVRALFADPRLAPTLARPQCLGNLLLAAAAYAPNNGAGISDAHPGPEAVLKGLQTLACFLAANPFGVLPCTLTPAQIKVLYANGVLVTGEAKSGTALRGYPVDRVLVEFAGPPAVPAEVLAAVAEADIIAFAPGSLFTSIVPVLQVPGLAAAVRANTRALKILVANLWVQEGETDSAREHPERRFHVSDLLKAYQRNIPGGVHGLFQLVLTTGLQHIPGHVLQSYAVENKVPIYLDREAVRRLGFEPIAAMLFSPQALRERRVIQHDPATMARTFRVLWAIRDELPAGPAALAAALPEPPAVLHPDRQTPAARLAAIRQRLAALRLPPACLSRITAILWRHRDIRLMHLAYLDGIVPVAAGAWPRSQEWDNVFSFYEPETRLVKIREDVWERPDRFEVAFLVALGQSLLGNYAADKRMEAIAFEGEELGKVFFLTVRPAAERQCLFTDAELDDYLTLARLRPSVTVPRRYQRLVSGPEGFTPPGLLFGLLFAWYLDNRFEAHIDYKMTIVKNRVSDLIHEQGRILVRRQGLIDFFRERVFGDRRPLPA from the coding sequence ATGACTGCGGCCCCGGCGGCATTGAGCCAGGCCCTGGCGACCCTGGCGGACCGGCGCTTCTGCCCGCTCGATCTCATCCCCCAGGAGAGCCTGGCGGAGAAGCTCATCGAGCTGGATCAGCTGGGGCCGCCGGCCGCAGCCGGCGCCATCGGCACCGAGCTGGCAGCCATCGGCCGGCTGCTGGCCGCCACCGACACCCGGCAGGTGCGGGTGGTGCTGTTTGGCGGCGGCACCGGGCTCGCCAACCTGGTGGGCGGTGACTCCCGCAACCCGGCCTGGACGGCGTCGCCTTTCCGGGGCCTCAAGGAGCTCTTCCCCCACACCACCTCGGTGGTCTGCGTCACCGACGACGGCGGCTCCACCGGCGAGATCCTCAAAGACCTGCCCCTGGTGGCCCTGGGGGATCTGCGGCACGTGCTCCTGGCCTCGATCCAGGAGCAGCAGCTCATGGAGCGCTATGGCCTGACCGGCCAGCAGGCCCGGGCCCTGGCCGCCCTCCTCTTCCGGCTCTTCAACCACCGCTTCCAGGAGCCGCCCTTGTCGGCGGCGGCCCTCCTGGAGGCGGCCGGCGTGGATCCCGAGGCCATGCCCCCGGCCATGTGGCGGGGCCTGGCGCCGCTGGTGCGCGCCCTTTTCGCCGACCCCCGCCTTGCGCCCACCCTGGCCCGGCCCCAGTGCCTGGGCAACCTGCTCCTGGCCGCGGCGGCCTATGCGCCCAACAACGGTGCCGGCATCAGCGACGCGCACCCCGGGCCGGAGGCGGTCCTGAAGGGCCTGCAGACCCTGGCCTGCTTCCTGGCCGCCAACCCCTTCGGGGTCCTGCCCTGCACCCTCACCCCGGCCCAGATCAAGGTCCTCTACGCCAACGGCGTCCTGGTGACCGGCGAGGCCAAGAGCGGCACCGCCCTTCGCGGCTATCCCGTGGATCGGGTGCTGGTGGAGTTCGCCGGGCCGCCGGCGGTCCCTGCCGAGGTGCTGGCCGCCGTGGCCGAGGCCGATATCATCGCCTTCGCCCCGGGCAGCCTGTTCACCAGCATCGTGCCGGTCCTGCAGGTGCCCGGTCTGGCGGCAGCGGTGCGGGCCAACACCAGGGCGTTGAAGATCCTGGTCGCCAACCTCTGGGTCCAGGAAGGGGAGACCGACAGCGCCCGGGAGCACCCCGAGCGGCGCTTCCACGTCTCCGACCTGCTCAAGGCTTACCAGCGCAACATCCCCGGCGGCGTGCACGGCCTGTTTCAGCTCGTCCTCACCACCGGTCTCCAGCACATCCCCGGCCATGTGCTCCAGTCCTATGCCGTGGAGAACAAGGTGCCCATCTACCTGGACCGGGAGGCGGTGCGGAGACTGGGCTTCGAGCCCATCGCGGCCATGCTCTTCTCCCCGCAGGCCTTGCGGGAGCGGCGGGTCATCCAGCACGATCCGGCCACCATGGCCCGCACCTTCCGGGTGCTGTGGGCGATCCGGGACGAGCTGCCGGCAGGGCCGGCAGCCCTGGCCGCTGCCCTGCCCGAGCCTCCGGCGGTCCTCCACCCCGACCGCCAGACCCCGGCCGCCCGCCTGGCCGCCATCCGGCAGCGCCTGGCCGCCCTCCGCCTGCCGCCGGCTTGCCTGTCCCGCATCACCGCCATCCTGTGGCGGCATCGGGACATCCGCCTGATGCACCTGGCCTATCTGGACGGCATCGTGCCGGTGGCGGCCGGCGCCTGGCCCCGCAGCCAGGAATGGGACAATGTCTTCTCGTTCTACGAGCCGGAAACGCGGCTGGTGAAGATCCGGGAGGATGTCTGGGAGCGGCCGGACCGCTTCGAGGTGGCCTTTCTGGTGGCCCTGGGCCAGTCGCTCCTGGGCAACTACGCGGCGGACAAACGGATGGAGGCCATCGCCTTCGAGGGGGAGGAACTGGGCAAGGTGTTCTTCCTGACCGTGCGGCCGGCGGCCGAGCGCCAGTGCCTGTTCACCGACGCCGAGCTGGACGACTATCTGACGCTGGCGCGGCTGCGGCCGTCCGTCACGGTGCCTCGCCGCTACCAGCGGCTGGTGAGCGGGCCGGAGGGCTTCACGCCGCCGGGTCTTCTCTTCGGTCTTCTGTTCGCCTGGTACCTGGACAACCGCTTCGAGGCCCACATCGACTACAAGATGACCATCGTCAAGAACCGGGTGTCGGACCTCATCCACGAGCAGGGCCGCATTCTGGTCCGCCGGCAGGGTCTCATCGACTTCTTCCGGGAGCGGGTCTTCGGGGACCGCCGGCCGCTGCCGGCCTAG
- the kdsB gene encoding 3-deoxy-manno-octulosonate cytidylyltransferase has protein sequence MAETLASPQVVALIPARHQSSRFPGKPLAAILGRPMIEHVYRRACQVASLSRVVVATDDERIAACVRGFGGEVVLTRESHPTGTDRLAEAAGLLRLSDQDIVVNIQGDQPLFPPAVIDELTRPMLAEPDLPMATLIYRIRRPEEIRDPNHVKTVFDRQGNALYFSRATIPFDRDGGRPGPFYKHLGFYAYRKGFLTIFVGLPEGDWERRERLEQLRALEHGFRIRVVETGHDSIEVDTPADVARVEECLRQAAAGPPARC, from the coding sequence ATGGCCGAAACCCTTGCCTCGCCCCAGGTGGTGGCCCTGATCCCCGCCCGCCACCAGTCGAGCCGCTTTCCCGGCAAGCCCCTGGCCGCCATCCTCGGCCGGCCGATGATCGAGCACGTCTACCGGCGGGCCTGCCAGGTAGCCAGCCTGTCCCGGGTGGTGGTGGCCACCGACGACGAGCGGATCGCCGCCTGCGTCCGGGGCTTCGGCGGCGAGGTGGTCCTGACCCGGGAAAGCCACCCCACCGGCACCGACCGGCTGGCCGAGGCGGCCGGGCTTCTTCGCCTCTCCGACCAGGACATTGTGGTCAACATCCAGGGCGACCAGCCCCTGTTTCCGCCCGCGGTCATCGACGAGCTGACCCGGCCCATGCTGGCCGAGCCGGATCTGCCCATGGCCACCCTGATCTACCGGATCCGCCGGCCCGAGGAGATTCGGGATCCCAACCACGTCAAGACCGTCTTCGACCGGCAGGGGAACGCCCTCTACTTCTCCCGGGCCACCATCCCCTTTGACCGGGACGGCGGCAGGCCCGGCCCGTTCTACAAGCACCTGGGCTTCTACGCCTACCGCAAAGGGTTTCTCACCATCTTCGTCGGCCTGCCGGAAGGGGACTGGGAGCGGCGGGAGCGGCTGGAGCAGCTCCGGGCCCTGGAGCACGGCTTCCGGATCCGGGTGGTGGAGACCGGCCACGACTCCATCGAGGTGGACACCCCGGCCGATGTGGCCCGGGTGGAGGAATGTCTGCGGCAGGCGGCCGCCGGGCCGCCGGCTCGCTGTTGA
- a CDS encoding iron-containing alcohol dehydrogenase, whose product MNASQSFRISLPTRILFGVGSINDLPRSVGDLLGAKILLVLDPGLAAANLVEKITAPLTAAGLAFVPFDRVDPEPSLRLADEAAALAVGEGCDVVVGAGGGSAMDVAKAAAMLATNGGAAEDYLGLGKVKRPGLPTIMVPTTAGTGAEVTFTAVFINEKTQSKGGINSDFLYPNTAILDPSLTVSLPKTVTAYTGIDAFTHALEAFVSVQANAVSDLYALEAITLISRCLGPACANGRNLEARSSMLLGSLLGGQALATAGVGLVHAMAYPMGGMHRIPHGLANAVLLPYVMDYNLVAVPDRFRTVAWAMEAAPPQISAREGAEAAVQAVRRLNRDIGIPSTLAALGIPAEDIPKMADIALTVTRPVENNPRRPTRDEVIAVYQQALAGV is encoded by the coding sequence ATGAACGCGAGCCAGTCCTTCCGGATTTCCCTGCCCACCCGGATCCTTTTCGGTGTTGGCAGCATCAACGACCTTCCCCGCTCGGTGGGTGACCTCCTGGGCGCGAAGATTCTCCTGGTCCTGGACCCGGGCCTGGCCGCAGCCAACCTCGTGGAGAAGATCACCGCGCCTCTGACTGCGGCCGGCCTGGCCTTCGTGCCCTTCGACCGGGTGGATCCGGAGCCCAGCCTGCGCCTGGCGGACGAGGCGGCGGCCCTGGCCGTCGGCGAGGGCTGTGATGTGGTGGTGGGGGCTGGCGGCGGCTCGGCCATGGATGTCGCCAAGGCGGCGGCCATGCTGGCCACCAATGGCGGCGCGGCCGAGGACTACCTGGGCCTGGGCAAGGTGAAAAGGCCTGGCCTGCCCACCATCATGGTGCCCACCACCGCCGGCACCGGCGCCGAGGTCACCTTCACCGCGGTGTTCATCAACGAGAAGACCCAGTCCAAGGGCGGCATCAACTCCGATTTTCTTTATCCCAACACCGCCATCCTGGATCCGAGCCTGACCGTCAGCCTGCCCAAGACGGTCACGGCCTACACCGGCATCGACGCCTTCACCCATGCCCTGGAGGCCTTCGTCTCGGTGCAGGCCAATGCGGTCTCGGATCTCTATGCCCTGGAGGCCATCACCCTCATCAGCCGCTGCCTGGGGCCGGCCTGCGCCAATGGCCGCAACCTCGAAGCCAGAAGCTCCATGCTCCTGGGCAGCCTCCTGGGCGGCCAGGCTCTGGCCACCGCCGGCGTCGGCCTGGTGCATGCCATGGCCTACCCCATGGGCGGCATGCACCGCATCCCCCACGGCCTGGCCAACGCGGTGCTCCTGCCCTATGTCATGGACTACAACCTGGTTGCGGTCCCGGACCGCTTCCGCACCGTGGCCTGGGCCATGGAAGCGGCCCCCCCCCAGATCTCGGCCCGGGAGGGAGCGGAGGCCGCGGTGCAGGCGGTGCGGCGCCTCAACCGGGACATCGGCATCCCCTCCACCCTGGCGGCCCTGGGCATCCCGGCCGAGGACATCCCGAAGATGGCGGACATCGCCCTCACCGTCACCCGGCCGGTGGAGAACAACCCCCGGCGGCCGACCCGGGATGAGGTGATCGCCGTCTACCAGCAGGCCCTGGCCGGTGTCTGA
- a CDS encoding DegT/DnrJ/EryC1/StrS family aminotransferase, with protein MPGFEVFGEEEKKEILEVLETGVLFRYEFPNERRGIYKVRTFEERFAAFCGCAHAQAVTSGTAALKVALACLGVGPGDEVITQGFTFVATWEAILDAGAVPVFTEIDATLNMDPADLEKRITPRTRAIIPVHMLGAQARIQEIMAVANRHGIPVIEDTAQSAGGALLGRMLGTFGRCGTFSFDAVKTMTCGEGGMIITGDAELWRAMSEYHDHGHDHVPNPGARGGEGRRFVGFNYRMMELQGAIGCAQLAKLPAMIAAQKTHHARLQELLARIPGISFREILDPAGDTATFLCFFLPDAEQTTRVNAVLREHGAGAIPFGSNTWHFYPRWEHLVAGATVTASGWPFKEPDGRSRALYDPAALPASTALMSRCLGYQIPVRLSEERLRQLADAIGAAARL; from the coding sequence ATGCCCGGATTCGAGGTCTTTGGCGAGGAAGAGAAGAAGGAGATCCTGGAGGTCCTGGAGACCGGGGTCCTTTTCCGCTACGAGTTTCCCAATGAGCGGCGGGGCATCTACAAGGTGCGGACCTTCGAGGAGCGCTTTGCCGCCTTCTGCGGCTGCGCCCATGCCCAGGCGGTCACCTCCGGCACCGCGGCCCTGAAGGTGGCCCTGGCCTGCCTGGGGGTCGGCCCCGGCGACGAGGTCATCACCCAGGGCTTCACCTTTGTGGCCACCTGGGAGGCCATCCTGGACGCCGGCGCGGTGCCGGTCTTCACCGAGATCGATGCCACCCTCAACATGGATCCCGCGGACCTGGAGAAGAGAATCACCCCCCGGACCCGGGCCATCATCCCGGTGCACATGCTGGGTGCCCAGGCCCGGATCCAGGAGATCATGGCGGTGGCCAACCGCCACGGCATCCCGGTGATCGAGGATACGGCCCAGAGCGCCGGTGGCGCCCTTCTTGGCCGCATGCTGGGCACCTTCGGCCGCTGCGGCACCTTCTCCTTCGACGCGGTCAAGACCATGACCTGCGGCGAGGGCGGGATGATCATCACCGGCGATGCCGAGCTGTGGCGGGCCATGAGCGAGTACCACGACCACGGCCACGACCATGTGCCCAACCCCGGCGCCCGGGGCGGCGAGGGCCGGCGGTTCGTGGGCTTCAACTACCGGATGATGGAGCTGCAAGGCGCCATCGGCTGCGCCCAGCTGGCCAAGCTGCCGGCCATGATCGCGGCCCAGAAGACGCACCATGCCCGGCTGCAGGAGCTTCTCGCCCGCATCCCCGGCATAAGCTTCCGGGAGATCCTGGACCCGGCCGGCGACACCGCCACCTTCCTGTGCTTCTTCCTGCCGGATGCGGAACAGACCACCCGGGTCAACGCCGTTCTCCGGGAGCACGGCGCTGGCGCCATCCCCTTTGGCAGCAACACCTGGCACTTCTACCCCCGCTGGGAGCACCTGGTGGCAGGCGCCACCGTCACCGCCAGCGGCTGGCCCTTCAAGGAGCCGGACGGCCGCAGCCGCGCCCTCTACGACCCGGCGGCCCTGCCCGCCTCCACCGCCCTCATGTCCCGCTGCCTGGGCTACCAGATCCCGGTGCGGCTCTCCGAGGAGCGGCTCCGGCAGCTGGCGGACGCCATCGGCGCCGCCGCGCGCCTCTAG
- a CDS encoding DMT family protein, which yields MHPLASTIVLLICSNVFMTFAWYAHLKELGHKVWIVASLVSWGIALFEYLLQVPANRIGYTVLSVGQLKIIQEVITLSVFVPFSLFYLREPLKLDYLWAGLCLVGAVYFVFRSQLA from the coding sequence GTGCACCCATTGGCGTCGACGATCGTTCTTCTCATCTGCAGCAACGTCTTCATGACCTTTGCCTGGTACGCCCACCTCAAGGAGCTGGGCCACAAGGTGTGGATCGTCGCCTCGCTGGTCAGCTGGGGCATCGCCCTGTTTGAATACCTGCTGCAGGTGCCAGCCAACCGGATCGGCTACACGGTGCTGTCCGTCGGCCAGCTGAAGATCATTCAGGAAGTGATCACCTTGAGCGTCTTTGTCCCCTTTTCGTTGTTCTACCTGCGCGAGCCGTTGAAGCTGGATTACCTGTGGGCGGGCCTTTGCCTGGTGGGCGCCGTCTACTTTGTCTTCCGCAGCCAGTTGGCGTAA